The DNA region ATTTGCAGTAGGCTCAGTCGTGTTGATTCACGTTCCTTTCTCTGACCTGTCTTCCAGTAAACTTAGACCAGCGCTGCTCTTAAAGGAAACTACACAAATCCTGGTGGCCCTGCTGAATCCAGAAGTAGCATGAAGCCTTCTTTCCCCCTCTTGCTGGGAGTGCTCAACGTCACTCCAGATTCTTTCTCGGATGGGGGAAAGTTCCTGAAAGTCGAAGCAGCCCGTTTGCAGGCTCAGCGCATTGTCGAGGCAGGAGCAGATTGGCTGGACCTAGGTGGGGAATCCACAGGACCGGGTAGCGTGGAGGTGTCTCTGGAGGAAGAACTCCGGCGGGTGCTTCCGGTGTTGGAATTGATTCGAGCAGATCATCCAGAATTGAAGATCTCTATCGATACCTGGAAAGCTGAAGTTGCCCGCAGATGCCTCTCTATGGGAGCAAAGGTGGTCAATGATGTGACTGCACTGCGTCGAGATCCTGCAATGGCTGAAGTCGTTGCTGAGGCTGGGGTTCCTGTCATCTTGATGCATGCCAAGGAAGCTGATGGCCGGACGACCCGAACAGTCCAGCACTACGACGACGTGATTTCGACCGTGAAGGCCTTTTTTGAGGAAAGAGTCCGTTGGGCCACGGATCATGGAATCCAGGAAGAACAGATAATTCTGGACCCGGGGTTGGGATTCTTCATCAGCGCCGAGGCTCGCTACAGCTTTGAGATCGTGCGTCGCTTGCCCGAATTGAAGGCACTTGGCTTTCCGTTGTTGCTGGGGCCTTCCCGCAAGTCCTTCCTGGCTGGAGTATCCCCAGGAAGAACCCTCTCAACCGAAGAACGCCTGATCCCTGGAGTCGCTCTGTCTGCAATTGCAGCTTGGCTTGGCGTCGATATCCTACGGATCCACGATGTTCAAGCAGAACGACTCTTGCTGGATACGGTGCAGGCACTTCGAGGATAAATGGAGTCGTGCTTCCTTGTAACCCTTTTAGGTACAGGGCACTCAAGTTAGAGCATCTCACGCCCCAATTCAGTTGTGAACTCAACGAACAAAAGTCCTCATCCTTAACCTGAGGTTGTTGATAAAGTGACC from SAR324 cluster bacterium includes:
- the folP gene encoding dihydropteroate synthase, whose translation is MKPSFPLLLGVLNVTPDSFSDGGKFLKVEAARLQAQRIVEAGADWLDLGGESTGPGSVEVSLEEELRRVLPVLELIRADHPELKISIDTWKAEVARRCLSMGAKVVNDVTALRRDPAMAEVVAEAGVPVILMHAKEADGRTTRTVQHYDDVISTVKAFFEERVRWATDHGIQEEQIILDPGLGFFISAEARYSFEIVRRLPELKALGFPLLLGPSRKSFLAGVSPGRTLSTEERLIPGVALSAIAAWLGVDILRIHDVQAERLLLDTVQALRG